The Aeromonas veronii genome includes the window GCCCGAACAGGGGACGCAGGCGAATGCCGATGAGACTGCCGCCCAGCGCCATCAACATCCAGACCCAGCCGTGCAGGCTGCCGGAGGCCGTGCCGTCGAAGTAGCCGCCGAGGTTGCAGGCACTGTACATGGCCCCCATTCCCATCAATAACCCCCCCAATACCGCCGCCAGCGTGTTGCCGAGGCGCGCGGGTGCGAAGCTGGCGCCGCCGCTCAGGCAGCGGGCCAGGGCCGCCCCCAGGATCCCGAGCCAGAACATGCCCACCATGGGGTTCTGGAAGAAGGGCTGAGCCAGCTTGGGGCTGTCTTGATAGAGGCCGAACACAGCGGCGCCGCGCAGGGCCATCTCGTGTACGGCGCCGGTGATGGTCCAGGCCGAGCCGTGCAGGGCGACCACGGCGGAGTTGAGCAGGGCGATGAGGATGCCGCCGGTCAGCACGGTGAAGCGCCCATCCCGCCAGAAGGGGTTGCCGCCGCCGAAGATGGGCTGGATCTCGCCGGTGCGATGCCGCTCACTCTTGCGAAACAGCCAGAACAGGGCACCGACCAGCGCCAGGTTCAGCACCATGCCGCTCCAGTGGTTGCCGGTCAGGTCCTTGAACAGCACCGTCTGGCTGGTGAAGGTGGCGTCCAGCGCCGGGCGGAACTGGCTGCTGATCAGGGTGCCGATGCCGTAGCAGACCAGCACCAGCCAGAAGCGGGGTTGCCCCTCGCCACAGCAATAGAGGGTACCGGTGGCACAGACCCCCGCCAGCTGCATGCCGATACCGAACAGGAAGGCGCCGACGATGAAGGGAACGCCGATGGCCATGATGTTGCCCACCATGGCATCCCCGAACAGGGCATGGCTGAAGAAGAGGAAGCTGGTGAACAGCAGGATCTCGATGGCGATGGTCAGCAGGTGAATGCGCACATAGTAGCTGTTGCGTCGGGTCAGCATCTCGCGCCAGCCGAACACGATACCGAAGCGGCTGAAGGAGAGGGTAAAGCCGAATCCGAAACCGATGAGGGCCATCAGGGCCCATTTCATGCCGAACTGAGCGCTCAGATAGTACAACGCTCCCCCCGCGAGAATCACGATGGGGAGCGACCATTGTCGAGTCATGCCGATATGTCCTTCACATTGTTGTGGTAAAGGCGTGCATCCTAATCCCGCAATGAGTCCAATGC containing:
- a CDS encoding YeeE/YedE family protein, which produces MTRQWSLPIVILAGGALYYLSAQFGMKWALMALIGFGFGFTLSFSRFGIVFGWREMLTRRNSYYVRIHLLTIAIEILLFTSFLFFSHALFGDAMVGNIMAIGVPFIVGAFLFGIGMQLAGVCATGTLYCCGEGQPRFWLVLVCYGIGTLISSQFRPALDATFTSQTVLFKDLTGNHWSGMVLNLALVGALFWLFRKSERHRTGEIQPIFGGGNPFWRDGRFTVLTGGILIALLNSAVVALHGSAWTITGAVHEMALRGAAVFGLYQDSPKLAQPFFQNPMVGMFWLGILGAALARCLSGGASFAPARLGNTLAAVLGGLLMGMGAMYSACNLGGYFDGTASGSLHGWVWMLMALGGSLIGIRLRPLFGLAR